Genomic DNA from Fibrobacter sp. UWEL:
CCGGCGTGTATTCTGTGCTTAATCGAGATATTTGTTCTCCAGATTGTTTATATATCCCTATATTGATGTCCGCATTAGATTTTCCTGGACAACAGAAATCTACAACAATATCAAGCGGCTCGCCCGATAAGATTTTATCAACCTCACGATTGTCCTTATCTACGAATCGCAGCTTTTTTATGTAAGAAACCGGGGCTGGTTTATTTGCGAAACGATTGGAAACATTTGCAGCTTCCCCGCTATTAAGGTATTTTTCGATGGTATCTTCAATGTTCCCGCAGTATGCTATTTGTCCTTGATCCATCAAAATCCCTGTCTTACAAAGATTCTTCACTGCCCCCATATTATGACTGACAAACAGCACGGTTCTTCCTTCGCCTTTGCTCACATCCTGCATTTTGCCGATGGCTTTCTTTTGGAATTCGGCGTCGCCTACGGCAAGGACTTCGTCTACTACGAGGATTTCGGGTTCCAGGTGGGCGGCGATGGCGAAGCCTAAACGCACGGTCATGCCGCTGGAGTAGCGTTTGACTGGGGTGTCCAAGTAACGTTCGCAGCCGCTGAAGTCAACGATTTCATCCAGCTTGCGTGTGATTTCGGAGCGGGTCATGCCCATGATGGCTCCGTTCATGTAGATGTTCTCGCGGCCGGTCATTTCGGGGTGGAAACCGGTGCCTACTTCGAGGAGGCTTGCGATGCGTCCCTTGGCGCGGAT
This window encodes:
- a CDS encoding ABC transporter ATP-binding protein — protein: MATAIEFENISKQYRLGLVSTGTLSHDLNRFWQTKILRREDPYLKVGETNDRASKGDSDYVWALKDINFKIEQGDVVGIIGRNGAGKSTLLKLLSRVTAPTTGIIRAKGRIASLLEVGTGFHPEMTGRENIYMNGAIMGMTRSEITRKLDEIVDFSGCERYLDTPVKRYSSGMTVRLGFAIAAHLEPEILVVDEVLAVGDAEFQKKAIGKMQDVSKGEGRTVLFVSHNMGAVKNLCKTGILMDQGQIAYCGNIEDTIEKYLNSGEAANVSNRFANKPAPVSYIKKLRFVDKDNREVDKILSGEPLDIVVDFCCPGKSNADINIGIYKQSGEQISRLSTEYTPVELPPGNEHQISFSIKRLCLNEGNYFFNISLWINKQTADWLQYPITLNVVNGDFYKNGKNPSSKDGLILTEYTCKSLQETFHQ